The Lolium rigidum isolate FL_2022 chromosome 1, APGP_CSIRO_Lrig_0.1, whole genome shotgun sequence region TGTAATTAACTACACAAGCCACTATTATTTTAACCAACAAGTACACgaggtagaaaaataaaaatactgtattaTGTTTCGTGAAGTAACCTCATGATAGAGAACTGGAGCTGGAAGGAACTAAAATATACGCAAGTAGCAGGCTCTAGAATCAGCAAGTGAAACAAATGTGAGTGCAAACCAGGTAGGGAGAACTCACATGCTTGCCGATGCATTTCCATAATTAAAAGTATTGACCGGGACAATGCTCCTGCCAAGTCTCATCATCATTAATCGTTTTAACGGATTTCTCTACACAAAACAACTGGCATAAGGTGTTGCTACAGTGGTAACGGAACAACACTGGACACTGTAATTATGATTTATACCCACAATCTATCTGAACGTGATGGAGAGCAGCACAAATTCCGCTCTTGTTGTCATAGTTAGAAAAAGGTTATCAATGAAATGCTACAAAGTAACAGACCAAGTGACCATGGAAGCTAGAACAACAACCAGATCAACTGACAATAGTATAAATTCGGTGCATTGGACATAACGGAGCATGGAAACCAAAACAACATCAGGTCTAGTCTATAACGAACAGTATAAATTTACGGTAAAAAAGGAAACATAAAATTAATTAGTAATACCAGAGCAGTCCAGAGTCCACAATACAGTTGACTAAACCACACAGATTTTGCAGAGTAACCAATCCAACCATTCCATTTCAAACTCAATGAGATACCACCGCTAGGCACTGGACACTCCTCTGGCCATGAATGGGTGGTACATGAGCTAACAATGCCAACTTGATTATTCAGCAACGGACAGGTTGTATGTTGCGATGGACAAGGAGCTTCAATTTCTCATGAGCAGTAAATAATATCCATTAATAATCAATCTTTCACCCTCTAATATATTTGTGGGTGAGGTACAGACTTATAGAAGATATTTCTTAAAGGTTGGTAAACTTCAGGTCACCTGCAAAAGAACAACAGGATAGATATTTTTAGCAGTATAAAAGTTTCAGGGTTGCAGGTTCAGACAAAAATCATAAATTTACTTTACTGTAGGAAGCAAATAAAGCTAGTTGTCCACTATTTGACCAAATTATCATGAGCATAGCTTAGCTACATTTCCAAGCCGTGTGAATCAAGGTTTGGATCAAATCAGTTCACTTAAAACACCACAAAAAGAAAGGCCTCGTCAAAATAGAAATGAGATCCACCGGCTCAGCTGAGGCTAAGTTCCCCTGGAATAAACAATTTCTTGAATCAAGTCGGGCATTGTAAAttacctttagaactaagaaCTAATTATACAACATCTCaacaaagatatatatatatctttgaTCTGAGCATCTTGATCGAGGATACTGACAAGAGTAAGGATAAAAGGCCAATTTCAAGGGAGGACGGAGGTGGGCGAGGTTACCTAGGTCTAGAAGGAAATGAGGCGCTGCCATCCACTGTTCTCCTCTTCGGCGCGCCGGCAGCAGTATTGAACATGGAATGGGCGACCTAGGGGAAGAGGAGCACAACGGACCGCCTTCTCTCGCCTCCTATCGAccgagcagcgccgccgccccaagggaggaggagcaggacggcCTGGGATCTGAGAGATCTGACTTCGGGAAGGGGATGAGCTCAGGGCTGCCATCGGTAACTCATCGACTGAACGCCGTCATGTCGAGCAGAGCGAGGAGGAGGTAGCATCGCCGGAGAGATGTTGTTAACTTCAACACACCATGCAACCCCAAGATGTTGGTATCGCTGCTTAAACCGAAAAGCAATAAGAAAGGTAGGGCTATAATCAGTATCCAAAATCAATCAATTGAACTGCAGCAGCACCAACAGGGAACGAGCAGCAGCggaaggcggcggcgcccctAAACCGTAGGACACGGCAGATGAGAGAGGTGAGCGGGAAGTTACCATTGCCGGAGGGGTGCGGTGCAGGTCGCCGCCATTTTCAAATTCCGCCGCCACCGTCCCTAGCTGCGACTGTTGTGGGCGTCGATGTTGTCGCCACcgaggacgccgccgccaccaaatcGCCCCACCTTTCCCCTTGTTTAGCCTCCATTGGGTGGGTTGTTGGGACAAACGAAGCCTACAAATGAAGATGGTGgcagtggcggtggcggtggcgagttTGAGGCTGTGATATCGTCGAAAAGAGAGAGACCAGCGGCGCATCAGGACGATGAACTGGATGAGCGGAAGAGTAAATTATTCTGCAAAGAGAGCAGGGAAGGATGCGTGCCTTCGGTGCTAAGCGAGATTGGCGTGCCCATCGGCGCGGGGCTCGAGACGAAAAGATTCCATACGCGTCACTCCCTCTCCTTTGTTTTTTCTCCTGCCCAATTGCTCGACGCGTTTCTTGCTTCGCCCGATCAGCGGTCTCTACCTAGCTATCGTGGAGCGCTCTAGAGGGGGGCAAGCatacacgcacttgcttgttctcaatgccATTATTTTGTAATACGAAGTAGTTACTTTTTCTTGCTACACGAGCGATGGATTTGTTGCAAAAGATAGAGGGGCCCAAATATGCAAATTTTAAGTAGATCGGACAGGTGTAGGGATGAAAAATTTCAAATCCTGGACAAATGTGTTGCACGCACCATATTAAATCTTAACAAAGTAACAGATCATATCCTACCATAACAACCATCATAGTATAAATTATCCCCGTAGACATTGCCGAAGCTCTGCGTAGTATAATCTCCGGCTTCCTAAATTCAGCTCTTGCTACTTCATTTTTTTGCTTTACCAGAGATGGTGGGCAAGAAGGCCGGCGGGCTGGCGATCGGCATCGACCTCGGGACGACCTACTCATGCGTGGCCATTTGGCGGCTGTCGCACAACCGTCGACTGCTCAAGCCCTTCATCGTtggtcgtcttccgtccaagtcggatgGTGCTGCCTACCCGTCGTCTTCAACGTCATCTACTTCAACccatcatcaacaacgttactgctacacctccaccaccacctccaccagNNNNNNNNNNNNNNNNNNNNNNNNNNNNNNNNNNNNNNNNNNNNNNNNNNNNNNNNNNNNNNNNNNNNNNNNNNNNNNNNNNNNNNNNNNNNNNNNNNNNGTACATGTGACATATCTCGATctatttagcgatggatgttgtaccgctTGCCTTGGTACTATTTATGTTGATTAAtgaatctagtatgttcgagtttcacatgttagtagttgttttCATCATACTTAATATTCTAGAATTAATTATGAAAATTGTGTCTAATTATCCAACACTGTGAAGATAGTAACATAGATTAGTAACACGTGCATGTTACACGAAAAACCAGTTCTAACCTTGAGTGTAGATGCTCTATGTTACTCTCTACTATGACTatgactatgactagtctaagctGTTCATATTATATTTTGCTCTTTGTGTGGTTACCACTCTAGCATGTTTCTTTTCAGCAAAAAATACTAGAGTATTAAAAATGCCCATCGGGTGAGGCCAAAATTTCATCACACAGACACGCTTAAGTAATATAATGTAGGCAGCTAGCGCTCCTATAATCTTTTACATGTAGTAACACAATAGGTCATCACCAAATACCAAGGTTTTAATGTTCTTATCACACAAAAGTTGCACACAAAATAAGTGAGAATCTTGACTGGAATATTCCATCACTCGAAGTAGTATACATGCATATATGCGGCTGCCCTGGTGCCACATATATCCTTATTATTTCTCAATTTCGTCTTCTATCATGGTAGCCATGGGGACATGAAAGTGGTCATGCATGAGCCATTCAGTGACTCTTGAGGATACCTGCAGATAAAGACGGTTAACGATCAGTTAGATAGCTAACACATGTAGAAGATAGTGCATCCTCGTAAGTTTACGACTAGATAAGCAGTTTACACTTTACACCGCCATAATCTTTTgtacaaaaaacatgaaaattatgCTGATCAATTGTCATCTGACATCGTAACAGAGTAAAACTGTTATTTTTGTCCTACATAAAGTACTTTATAGAACAATCCAATTGACCAGAATTATCAACAATATGATGAGCTATCTGCCTATCTCCGTAGGTTAAATATAAATCAAACTTTAAACGTGGGTTAAGAGTTATACCCTATGTGAAGGGTCGGTTCACCAGCAGGATCAAGAGGGTGGAAGAATCCGTTGCCGCCATTCATCGGTGGCTGCACTTCGGGCTGACGTTCGTAGCTGAGTAAGTTGTTGTTGTGCTCCCAGAGCTGCTGCCCATGAACCTGATTGCTCTCCTCCAACTGCATCTCTCAAAACAAAATCAAGAACATCACCTACATATACCTTGTAGCTTTAGATTACCAACAGTCTTGGGTTTCTTTTCTTACTCGTAGTTCTCTATGATCACTAGGGTTACCatgatctctcttatcatgagtaCTTTTTCATTTTGATCTCCATTTAGGTCAAATATATTTAGAATGGTTATTATGGTAACACACTGGCGTAGAAGTACTTACTTTTATTCGAAGACACTTATTTGCTTCGGAGAACATTTGTTCCTACAAATTTAATAAGTGGGGGTCATCCACTAATTAGTCAAATTCAGTGCTGTTTTTATTTGTGCGAGGAAGATTCACTACTGTTGACTTGTTAAAAGCTAACATACCCTTCTCTGAAGTTCTGTCAGTTGGTCAACCATAATTTGTGTCTGCGATAAGATAAATAAAACCTGGTTAGCACACAACAAATATCATGCAGGCATGATTCACCTATACTGCAAGACATAAATGTATGTATAAAGTTATTTCAGAGAATTGAATAAATATGTTATATGTAGAGCTATATATTCGCCAAGGAAAAATTCCTACTTAAACTGGAAAAATCCCACTATTTTTAAAACACTTCCAGGGAGTACCCTTGTTGTTCTGATGTGCTTCAAAGATGAATCGAGTTGCTTCTCAAGGCTCTCCAGCTCCTTTATGCCTAATGAATCAAGGTCTTCACCAAGCAAATTCCTAGATAAGATGCAAAGTACTGGTTAATTATTTACATATAAACTTAAAACTTCACATGTGGACTACAATGAAGgaaaataatacttgtaataaAATGTAAAATTCAGATTTGGTGGAATTGATAGGATCACTCGTAATTAACCATGCTGGATATTTATCTTATCTAGGAATGTGTCATAAACAATCTAGGAACGTGTCATAAACAATCTGGTAAGAACCAATACAAGCTTTCCTAAAAAAAAATAGTGTACCCCCTTCTACAATAAAATTGCAGATTGTTGCTTACCCTGACATTCGTCCAAGCAAGAaaaatcatcaaataattcacttTCAGAAGAAGAAAATAATTAGTATTGACAAAATGTGCTATTTATGGTAGTGATGTATTTAAGAAGAGCAAACATTTGCATTCGTAGTTCCTTGGATTTACATTTTTTTTATCTTGAAGATGCAAATTAATTGATAAAGAAACAAAATTAAGTGGTAAAACAGCTCATTGAAAACACAACTTGCCTTTGTGTCCGCTGTAAATTATCAACACGTGCCTTTAGTTTCAGGTACTCATTGCGGCTGTTCTTCAGTTGCTGAGACAAAATAAGATATGACAGCTTTACTTCACTAACAATCATAAGGACATCatatcattaaaactcgttatgAAATTATAGAAAACATACGTTTTTGTTAATTGTAGATAATTAAGCATTACTGTGTGAACCATTATATCCAAGCTACACTTTTAGTGTCTTACATGAAATATCACAGGGAAGAACCTTTTCACACCAATTGTAACTAAAGTCAGTTGGTGCCACTCTGGTGGTATGTTAACTCCATCCTTCAAATTCAAGTGCATGTTTACGTTTTCAAACTAGGCTAGCTTAAGTTTGTAGGTTATATATGGCATCGCGAGTCTAAGAAGAGTGAGTAGTATGTAAatttacatatcgcatacgatctaTTTGCATGCTCTGAATATTCTAGAgaatttttgggagttcctggttCTTTTCTTATGACATGTGCATTTGCAACTGGGTTCATGTTCTTTTGTGTGGAGAGACTGGGCAGTGGGCATATGTAAGACGTAGCAAGTACAAGAAGAGCCGGAAATATAAGACGTAGGACTGTGTGCTGTGCACATGTAAGACGTATCATATCACTTTCAAATTGTGAAAGTATATATGGAGTACAAGAAGAGCTGGCAAGATAAATGACCCAAAGCATGGACATTGTAAGACAGAAAAAAAAAGTCTACCTCATTTTCTCTGTTCTGCACAGTTGTTTCAGGTCCTGCATAACTGCATTTCTGATACTTTTCCAGTGTCTTCGTCATGCTATAAGTTCAGTAAAAAATCACAGAGCTAAATGAGAGAAAATAATacagtacacacacacacagttaAGATTCTCAATGTCACAGTTAAATTTAAGTTTGTGGCAATATGAAGTAGAATTGGTGGTGAAGTTAAGATTCTCAATGCCCCACAGTTAAATTTGAGTTTGCGGCAATACGAAGTAGAATTGGTGGCGAAAAGATAAGATTGTCAATGTCACAGTTGCTAGTGCGCGCCACAGTTCAGTTCGGTAATTAATTTTTCCTTCAGATTACAGTACACACGATTCAAAATATGCATAGTGACGGGACATGACATGACATACGCCTGTTGAATTGTGGCTTAAAAAGTGCGGGCGGTAAAAAAAGAAAGTGAGTGTACAGGTTACTTGTTTAGTCGTTTAAGAATTGGGATAAATGATGCACAGCTAGAGCTGCAGGGGTTGTGATGTGTGCACAGATATCAAGGTTTTTGCATAGGAATCTTTAGTTTGAGTTGACGGGTGTTCTCAAGTCCCGCTCAAGTGAAACTAGAAATCATGAATTTATGTGTGATGAGATGTCGTACGGCATGTTGAACTGTATATATTAACTCGCCGCTTGACATCTGAGCAGATGGATAAGGCAGAACATTTTGTTTGGGTACAAAATAAATCATATCAGCAAAAAAAAACTAGGATCGAATTCTTAGAGAAAACAAATTATGCAGCATATATTGGGACCGAACTTGGACCTGAACCCTCCAGTCAGAGTATTCTTTGGACGTTTACATTGCATTTGGCATCTAACGAacatgtcaaaaaaaattgacatgtAATGAACTCTCACTTGATATGTGAGAGGATGTATGCATGGGACAGGTAGTGGGTCCAGATCGATGCTTTCCTATATATATTACATTTCTTTTGCTAAATGAATACTATACCATTGAGAAAAAATTATACGCAGGATTTATATCTGTGCATGCAAATTAACACTGCTACTTACATAAAATATATCATCTACAGTGTAGAAAGATGAAATTAAACTCGGTGACTTTGTTCAAAAAACAAACTTGGCGACTTACAAAACTACTCGTTTCCCTAAACAGAAGCGATGTTAGTATGCAAGTGGTGAATATTTTTAAAACTTAACAAGTAATATGTGTGAGAGTATAAATATTGATCATATAAGTACTTGACGCGTTGTGCTTGTTTTGCTAAAGAGGGCCTTTGCAAAATACTTCAAATTTATATTGAAATCATGGTCAAAGTTGAGCGTTATTGGATACTGTGAGAAGTCAGATGTGACCTATAGTTCGGCGAGGATGGAGTATAAGATTCTTACGTGAAAATGATGTCACTAAATTTTTAATGATTACTGCGCTTATTTTGTATTGACATGTGCAcaaaggaaaatcctcggaaattATGTTGGGCCATGATAATGTAGAAAACAACACGTATTAATAAGAGCGTTGGGGATGCTTTGAGTATGCAATAGTTGAGGCAATTGTGTTACAACACATCTTCCAACATAGATCTCGTCAACCTATTCAAGATAGATCATCCATCTTTGCATGCATCCACTAATTAATTAATTAGTTCTATCCTCTCCAAGACACCTAGACGCACACTCGTCTTTTTATCATCCCACAAAATGGCGATGATACTCCCATCCGAGACTATGGCTTGAATTTTTGTGTGGGGCttcaaaatcgaaaaaatctAGATAGATCCACCTTTATTTAGAACATGATGATATACAAGTGACTTTGAAGGATAGCAATTGGAGCGTGGTATGTACCATGTCTACTTAGACAAACGTTCCGAGTCTTGTTTCTTCGACATCATGTTTCTGAATCGAAGTATGTGCGCTACTACGGGCGGCCGGAGTATCAGGTTTGGGGTGACAAGGGAAAAAAAATTCAACCAGATCCACAACATGAAGTATCAGACACACACATCATGCCAGATTAGTTGATGAGCTAGCGCTCCGGTAGAACCGCTAGATCAGGGAAGATCTGGGCCGGCAAAGCCGGGGAAAGTAGGGCGCAGCAAACGGACCAGGGAAGAGGGAAGATATGGAACCCTAATAAAACCCAGGGTATTGGCCAGATCCCGGCTCGGTAATCCGTGGAAACCTAGCCGCTTCCACGAATCCCGGAGGGGTGGCGTACGCGTACCGCTAGTTAACATCAGGACGCTACTAGCTCAAGTAATCACGCAGATCCACGTAAACCAGCCACGCCTCGACGACGTGCTTACTGGCTGGACGCGCGGGGATCTAGCGCCGTGGGATCGGGCACCGGATGTCCGGATCTCCATGGTGCGCTGAGGGGGCAGCGGCCATTCCACGGGCGGATCCGGCCGGAGAGATCCACCATGGCGCGCGCGCGTGTGCCATTCGACCAAAGGAAACAAGGGTCTGCAGGTACATGTGCGTAGGGTATGCATATACCTCTGCGTGCTGCAGAACTCGTAGAGCTTTCCGCGGTTGGAGAAGACGATGAGCGCGACCTCGGCGTCGCATAGCACGGAGAGCTCGTACGCCTTCTTGAGCAGCCCGTTCCTGCGCTTGGCGAAGGTGACCTGGCGGTTGATCTTGTTCTCGATCCGCTTGAGCTCCACCCTGCCCCGCCCCATGGCTGGCGCCGCCGGTTCCTCCACCGTGGCTGCGCGCGTGCGAGCTCGAGCTTAGCTAGCTAGCCAGATCCGCCACCACCATACACCACACACACACCACAAGCAAGAGGGAGAGAGATGGGGAGGGGGAGAGAtaagggcgaggaggaggaggagctggggCAGCTGGGATCGACAGGGATTAAAGTGCGAGATGATGGATGGTGGTGCAGGGGAGGAGCCAGTGGTCACAAGGCGGGCTCCGCGGTGCTGCCGTTTCCGGCAAAGGATGAGTAGGGCGGAAACCCTAGAGGACCAGCCGCGTAGCGCGTTTCGGGAAGGCTAGGGATGGGTCGCCCGTCGcgtccgtcgccgtcgccatccgcGCTTAACTCCTCACTCCTGCTCCTGCTTTATTCGCTAGCTTTTCCACCCCAACCAACCACGGCtagctccacacacacacacacgcagagAGACGGTCGTCGCGACGCAAGATATTTCAACggttggccggccggccggcgagccGTCGGATCGGGGCAGGCGCGGGAGATGATGGGCGCAGCGGTCGACACGTGGATCCTGGCCGGCCGGGAGGGCAAGCCCCGCGTACGTACGCGCGCAATCATGCCTCGGCTCCGCTCTCTGCCCACTGTGCAATCGCGCGCGGCTAGCGGAGCTTCATGCATGTGcgcgcgcggccggggtccggcccgATCGCCATCACGATCGGTATGCAGGTGCAGCCGAGCGATCGCGGCGCTGCCGGCCGGTGGTAGGCACGAGCCGTGCATGTAGCCGGTCGATCGGGGAGGACACTGCTCCTTCCATCTTGCCGCGCACAATCGGCCGGATGCGGTTGTGGATTCCATCGGTTACACGTACTGATCCCTGCATGCCAGTCGTGACGGTGCGTACCACCGGGGCCCTCGATCAGCACATCTCCAACACCGCAAAGATCAACGTCTCTCCCGTGTGCTTCTTATTCTTCCTTGACCCACATGGCGACGACACGTACAAGATAATTTCACTCACCCTGCACTGCGCCGCCATCGCCACCACAGCACTCACCCTCGCCGGGGGAGGTCGTCTTAGACGGGAGAGCTTCCATCTCCGGCTAGGACTGCACATGTTGCATTCACCGTCCACAGGCCTCTTCCACTCCCGCGAACAACATCGTCCGTAAGGTACTCAGCCAATCGCCAACCTCGTTTAGAGGTGCGATTCTGTCGTACTTTGCCTCCGAGACGGGTCTAGTGACATATAAGTAAGATTTTATTGCGTTTCTTAGCTTAAATGGATCATGGTCAATAGCTCCAATAGGTTTTTCTACAATCATTTCATTAGTACACCGTCTCATGACGACTCAACTAATGATATCGATGgttcgatggtggcggctcttctCGAGCATGACCACAATGAAAATTAGCGTTCAAGGCGGTGAGGCTCCGTATAGGAGACGTGCAGTTAGCATTGGATCGTAAAAGAGAAGTCGGACCTATGCAACTCTTTGGCGTATGCTTCCCGTTGTACATTGCTGATGTGTTCCGACAAAGGTTCTGAATGTGTTCCTGCATATTATGGAGGGAGTGAAAGAGACATGACAACTACTTCTGATGCAAGCCATATGATGTTGGTAAGATTTTCTTCTCCTCTTATCAGAAATGCAAGACTATGGGGTAGCTGGTCATCTAGTTGATGAGTACATGATGATGGAAGAGTCAACAAGCCCTAGGATCAATGTACCTGTTCTGCAAAATAGTGGTTGCTTTGTTTCGTGGAGACCCAAACGCTGCATTTCAAGGGATGCTTTGCAGCATATACATGCATTGGGAGTAGAAGAACTATTCATTTGGTTGGCAGGAGCAGTACAAAAGACATATTTGGGAGTGCATAAATATACTTGAAGCTGTGGCTTCATCTATTTATTTGGAACTCTATTTTTGATGTTGTATATTCACAAAAAAAATCAATGTGCCTCAAAGTTTTCCGATATTATCTAGGCTTGCGGAAGGCAATTCTCTAgaggcactggtggaaaaacaggcttccgggaagccccataagtcgcgaaggtaaaggaaccgcgactaatggggtctttagtcgcggttcgtgtggcgaaccgcgaccaaaggctctgggcccgggcgcacggtggccagctggtgcacgtgggggctttagtcgcggttggccagcccaaccgcgactaagagtgcccgaaggcctttagtcgcggttggccaggccaaccgggactaaagcccctcccctatatatacccatccagcagccaacacttagccatttggagccattctcttcacaagtgagtgttaggtttgcttttggttcctcttatgcacataaggtgtttgatgaaatgccccaagagcatgaaacaaacatgatatgaagtgttggagtcacacttgagctttctcatttaatttttcctcctcgatcgcggttagcaacttgaacctttgatatgtgtcattgataaaatatgcatgtgtgtgtagttcattaattgtttaatttatattgtttgtagctagttagtttaacaaatgcatgatggttaattatatattttatattataataatgcagatgaatcggcaatggatgtacggtaaccgactctccggcgagttcagtacgggtttgaaagatttcctcgtagtggctaatgcgaacaagcggggggttttgttatctgtccatgtgttaagtgtaagaatcgaagggttactcttcctcaagagatgttcacatgcacctgcttcg contains the following coding sequences:
- the LOC124672682 gene encoding MADS-box transcription factor 7 isoform X2 yields the protein MGRGRVELKRIENKINRQVTFAKRRNGLLKKAYELSVLCDAEVALIVFSNRGKLYEFCSTQSMTKTLEKYQKCSYAGPETTVQNRENEQLKNSRNEYLKLKARVDNLQRTQRNLLGEDLDSLGIKELESLEKQLDSSLKHIRTTRTQIMVDQLTELQRREQMFSEANKCLRIKMQLEESNQVHGQQLWEHNNNLLSYERQPEVQPPMNGGNGFFHPLDPAGEPTLHIGYPQESLNGSCMTTFMSPWLP
- the LOC124672682 gene encoding MADS-box transcription factor 7 isoform X1 encodes the protein MGRGRVELKRIENKINRQVTFAKRRNGLLKKAYELSVLCDAEVALIVFSNRGKLYEFCSTQSMTKTLEKYQKCSYAGPETTVQNRENEQLKNSRNEYLKLKARVDNLQRTQRNLLGEDLDSLGIKELESLEKQLDSSLKHIRTTRTQIMVDQLTELQRREQMFSEANKCLRIKLEESNQVHGQQLWEHNNNLLSYERQPEVQPPMNGGNGFFHPLDPAGEPTLHIGYPQESLNGSCMTTFMSPWLP